Genomic segment of Prosthecobacter vanneervenii:
AAGGATTCAACTAATCACCCTTGATCGTCTTAAGAATACAACATCGCATTTGACTTTCCCCCGGCGCTTGGTTCACCTCACCATACCACAACCATGGACGAGGCCAAAAGATCCCAGCGCCTGATTATTGTGCTTGTCGTTGTGCTTCTGGGTATCTCTATCAGCACAGCACTTCAAGTTTTTGTGCTGCAGCAGGACACACCTCAGTTCTATTCATCAGCGGCGCTGGACGCTGTCCTGGCAGAGCCTCTGAGTGTTTCCGCCTCAGCCTCCGAGAATCGTCTCCAGGACTGTTTCAACATGGTCATGGACGAGTTGGAGTCCGAAGAAATGCAGAGTCGTGCCGTGTCCAGTCTCCTGGTCACCTCCCCCTCCTTGACCATGTGCCCGGTTAAGTTGGAAGGCTGGCACTTCAAAAACAGTACAGTTATTTATGTTGGCGCCCAGGGCAGCCAATCGGCTTACACCACCGCTTTTCTTGACGCTTTGATGGATGAGTTTGCCGCTTTTTCAAAACTATCCGAGGAACCTGTTTCACAAAAACGCGGTGCTTATGCTGTATTGAAACGGGCATCACCAGCGGTTCGTATACTAGATGACTGGCTGGAGCCCGCCGTCAGTGGTGTGATCACAGGCGGAATCTCAGGTCTTCTAGCCGGGCTGCTTCTGGCATTCATTTTGATCAGGCCTGAGAGAGCTTCTCATTCCATCACCACCTCCGATTCGGCTGAGGCGCTTGGCATGAAATCGATCCCCAGGCAAATTCAAAGCTCTTGGAGTCACAGAAGACATCCGTTGGTCTGGGGAGTTTCAGCGGGCGTACTTTTAGGTCTGTCCGTCCAAATCATCCAGCTCGCAAGCATGCCCGCTGAATTCAGATCGCTGGCCAAATTGCAGGCAGTCAGCAAAACCAGCAATGGCCCTGTCCCGGACAGCTCGGGGAACATTAAAGACTACGGCCAAATCATTCGTGACCTGGAGTCACGTGAAATGGCTTTGAGAGCCATGCGGCGTGTCAAAAAGCTCATGCCTGAAGCAAAAGAGCGAGATGTCGACATACGTGTAGCAATGACCAGAGGCAGTGCTGTCTTCAATGTGCTGGCGACAAGTGACGAGCCACAATACACGCGGATTTTTCTCAACGCACTTCTGGACGAGTTTATCATCGCTGGAATGAAAGCGGACAACCGCCAGGTGAAAGACGCCATTGTGCTAGATCGGGCGACTCCAGCATCTGAAAACATCGTAGAATGGACTGTTCCGCTGCTCACAGGAGTATTCTTTGGGGCATGGGTTGGGATCATTTTCGGCATAATCGCCAAATGGCTTGGCCAGTAGGGCTGTGATGCATAGTCCGCAGAAACGATAACCCTTCGGTCCTGTACTGAGATCTTCAGTTACAGCCAGATGACGCAGAAAACGTGCAGTAATATGGCGGCTGGCTTTCAGAGCACTTCCGCAGCCTGACGCCGCGCCCAGGCGTCCGCCTCAATCAGAGCTTCCAGATCCGGATGCTCCACCACCTGGTGCGCGGTCATGACGCGCTCCACAGTCTGCCAGATGCCGGGAAAACTGAGTCTGCCTCCCAGAAAGGCATCCACCGCCACCTCATTGGCCGCATTGAGCACGGCAGGCAGCGTTCCCCCCACAGTGCCGGCATGGCGGGCGAGGTTGATCGCCGGAAAGTCGTCCACCCGGGGGGCCTCGAAATGCAGCGCGCCGACTTTGGCAAAGTCGAGCGGTTTGAGATTGTTCGGCACGCGGTCAGGCCAGGTGACGGCGTACTGAATGGGAAAGCACATGTCGCTGTGGCTGAGCTGGGCGATCACGCTGTTGTCGGCAAATTCGACCATGCTGTGCACGATGCTCTGCGGGTGCACGACGACCTCGATCTTGTCCATCGGCACTTCGAAGAGCCACTTGGCCTCGATCATTTCCAGCCCTTTGTTGAAGAGCGTGGCGCTGTCGATGGTGATCTTGCGCCCCATGGTCCAGGTAGGGTGCTTCAGCGCCTGGGCCACGGTGACGCCCGGAAGCTGATCCGCAGGCAGCTGACGGAAGGGCCCGCCGCTGGCGGTGAGAAGGATGCGTTGCACGCTGCTGTGGCGGTGGCCTTCCAGGCACTGAAAGATGGCGTTGTGCTCGCTGTCCACGGGCAGGATGTTCACGCCTTTACGCTTGGCGGCTTCGGTCACAGCCTCACCGGCCATGACGAGGATTTCCTTGCTGGCCACAGCAAGGTGCATGCCGCGCTCGATGGCGGCCAGTGCCGGAGCCAGTCCGGCGGTGCCCACGATGGCCACCAGCACCATGTCAGCATCCGACTCATTCACCAGATCCACCAGCCCCTGAGCACCTGTATGGAGGACAACGTCTGCAGGCAGCAGGGCACGCGCCTTGTCTGCAGCAGCGGCATCCGTCAGGGCCACCTGCTTCACGCCCGTCTCGCGCACTTGGGCCACCAAGGACTCGACACTGCTGTTGGCGGCTAGCCCGACGATCTGCATCCGCTCAGGGATGTCTCGCGCGACCTTGAGGGCGCTGGTGCCGATGGAGCCGGTGGAGCCGAGGAGGAGAACTTTGCGCATCAGGTCTGCTGCTTTGGCTTATCGCGCGATGGCGGACAAGTAAAAATAAAACACCGGCGCGGTGAAGAGCAGGCTGTCGGTGAGATCCAGTATACCGCCGATGCCGGGGAGAGTATGGCCGCTGTCCTTGATGGCCACGCAGCGCTTGAGCACAGACTCAGCCAGATCTCCGGTGACGGCAGTAGCGCACAGTACCGGAGCCAGCAGCATGCCGTGCATCCAGGTGATCGGGGCCAGCTTTTCGGGCATGGTGGCCAGCAGAATGGCGGCGGCGGTAAAAGAGCCGATGAAGGCCCCCACAAACCCCTCCCAGGACTTTGCCGGGCTGATGTGCGGGATCATTTTATGCTTTCCAAACAGCACGCCCACCACGTAGGCCCCCATGTCACTGAACTTGGTGACCATGATGAGGAAGAGCACCAGGAAGATGTCCGTGATACCCTTGCCGTCGGCATGGAAGTACATCAAACGCACCATGAATCCAAAAAAGATGACGGTATAAACAGTGCCAAACACCGTGTTGAAAATGCGCTGTAGAGTCAGCGTGCCTTCCAGCTGGTGCCGATAGCAGAGGATGAAGGAGCCATGCACGCTGGCGGTCAGGGCAGCCAGGTCAAACTCCATCGGCGGCGCCTTGTGCTTTGAGGTCGTGTACCACAGCACCACGCCCCAGTACACAATGCAGATGACAAAACCCAGCGCATTGAAGGAGCGTGCATGCGGATCATTCCTCAGCAAACGGAAGTACTCGACCGCGCCCGCGACCCCAAAGAAACCGGTGATCGCTATGATCAGCCACGTGTTCTGCCACTGCAAAAACGCCACAGTCAGCAGCGTCCACAGCGACAGCGTGCTGAACAAACGGGACGCAAAAACTCGACGCTTGCTGGGCGCGGTGGACGGCGGTGCGGCGGCGGTTTCTGACATGCGGCGGGTTGGGGTGCGCCATTTAGAGCCTATCCCGCCGTGTAGAGCAATGCGATTTCGCATTTGGCTTTCCTTCTTGCACCGTTAATTTGCCCTCAGCATGGCGGCCTACCTCATTCAGTCCGGCGACACTCCGTTCGGCATCGCCCGCAAATTCGGCATGAGCTTTGACCGTTTCAAAGCCTTGAACCCGGGTCTGTGCGACGCCAAAAACAACTGCCGCATCCTCTTCCCCGGCCAGGTGCTCCAGGTGGACGCCGCTGCAGGTGCGTCCCCTGCACCTGTCAGCCCCACGCAGCCAGCCGCCGGTTTCGTGCCGCAGGCACCACCCTGGATGGAGTCCGCCCTGCGGGAGCAGGGAGTGGCCGAATGGAACCCTGGGGACAACCCACGCATCATCGAATACCTGGCCAGCGTGGGCGTGCGCGGTGGGGATGAGACCAGCTGGTGCGCCGCCTTTGTGAACTGGAACCTGCTAAATTCGGGGTTTCCCGGCTTCCACACCGGCCTCGCCGGGCAATGGATCAGCTACGGCCGCCCCGTGTCCCCCACCTACGGCTGTATCGTGGTCATGCAGCCCCTCAGTGCCGGAGCCAGCGGCCATGTGGGCTTTCTCCACGCGATGGACCAGAGCAATGTCTGGCTGCTCAGCGGCAACAGCGCCAACCGAGTCCGCATCTCCGCCTACTCCCGGGGCAAGCTGGCACCCGGCCAGTGCTTCCGCTGGCCTCCAGTCTGAGCAAAATCACAGCCCCCCAGCAAAAAACGCGCGTAGCTCGTGCAGCCCGTGCCCTTCGGAGCAGACGTCGGTCAGATTGGCCACCGCAGCTGGAATGTGCTGCTCATAATGGGGCTTGCCCAGGTTTCGACTGAGGTTGGCATAGGCCCCGAGCGCCTGCATAAGCCGCTGGGCGGCGCAAAGGTAAAAGATCTCCCGCAGTTCCTGCAGTTTCAGGCCCCGGTGCTCAGCGTAGTAGCGCAGCAGATCGGCACGCTCTGTCCGCGTCAGGTTTACATAAGGATCATAGAGCAGCGATGCGAGATCGTATTCCGCCAGCCCGAGTCGCAGCCCCTGGTAGTCCACCAGCCAGGCATCCGCCCCACGGATTAGCACATTCTGGCTCTGGAAATCCCGGTGCACCAGACAGCGCGGCAGGCGGGCCAGGCGGCGGCGCAGCTGCTTGAGCGCATCATGCGCAGCATTGAATTCCGCGCCATCAACGTCCCAGCCCAGATAACCGCCGACAAAATGCTCCAGGAAATACTTCTGCTCCCAATCATAGAGCGCCTCGTCAAAGCCCGGCTCCAGCTCATTGAGATCTCCCACAGCCAGCTGCTTTTCCCCCACCTGATGAAACTTGGCCGCCTCCCGCAAGGTGGCTTGGTAAAGCGGAAAACGTTTCTCCCACGGCTGGCTGTCGTAGGACTGGAGATCCACCCGGCCCAGATCCTCCAGCCAGACGCACAGGCGCTGCTCATCAAAAGCATAGATCTCCGGCACGTTCGCGCCGATCTTCCTCAGCCGGTGGGTGGCGGGTACAAACTTGGGATTGTCCCGGCGCGCCAGGGTGTAAACCATGAGGATCATGGGGGCACGCTCCGTCTGCCATTTGAGACGATAGAAATGCCGGTCGGAGGCCCCCTTGAGAATGACCTCCACATCACATGGCGTCGCTTTCAGCTCAGGAAAGTGTTCGCGGGTGAAAATGAGCAGGGCCTCGTGTTCAGGGAGCATGGTCGGGAAAAAGGGAATGACGGGCGCGAAAGGCGGAATGTCCACCGCAAAGCCGTGCGGGTCTAAAAATCGGAATCCTCGGCTCTGCCAGCGGCGGTGACACCGCTGCGGACGATGCAGCGCTTGAGCTCCGCACCCGCCAGCACCCGGCCTCCAGGCCAGACGATGCAGTCTTCCAGCTGCGCACGCGCCTCGATCACAGCCCCGGCTCCCACGACATTGATGCCACGCAGCACCGCACCGGCCTCGATTTGCGCGGCGGGATCGATGGCAGGGCCATACATGCCATTCAGAGCTGAGTGTGCCGACAGGTAGGCTGTGCGGCTGCCGAGGTCCCACCAGCTGCCTTCATCCACCACCACGGCACCCAGCTTGGCACCGGCGCGGATCATGTTGAGGAAAATGGGGATCACGGACTCCACCTTGCCGGGGGTAATCCAGTCATGGATGGCCGGATCGCAGGCATAGATGCCGGTGAAGAGGTATTTCCCCTCGTCTCCGGTTCCCAGCTTGTTGCGGATGTCTGTCACCAGGCCAGTGCCGGGATCAAAGGCCACATGCAGGGAGGGGCCATGACTACGCAGGATGAGAGTGACGAGATTGCCCTTGGTGCGATGCTCATCTAGAAGCGGCTTAAGCGGCAGGTCCGTGAGAATATCGCCGTTATAGACAAGAAAGGGATCGTTGCCGAGCAGGTCGCGCACATTGGAGATGCCACCGGCGGTTTCCAGCCGCACAGGGCTCTCATTGCGAAACTGGATCGGTACGCCTCGATAGCCCTGCCCGGGAAAGGCCTGCCCATAGGCTTCGGGAATATGGTGGGTGTTGACCACCAGCTTGGAAACCCCAGCCGCAATCAGGTGATCGAAGGCATAAGTAATGAGGGGACGGTGAAACACCGGCACCAGCGGCTTAGGAAGCTGCTCCGTCAGAGGTCTCAGTCTCTCGCCAATGCCTGCGCCCAATACAAATGCCTGTTTCACGCGCGGCATTTACGCGGACAAGGTGGCGGCGCAAACGGAAGTTGGCGCCTGAGGCTCAAGCCGCCTTTTTCTTTCTCAGCCAGGCCACCAGGGCCACGATGCCCGCTACCGAGACCAAAGTCGCGGTCGTGCCGCCGCCTTGGGAACCCGTGCCGCACAGGGCGCACATGGCATCGGGGGCATCCAGCGTTGCGTCAGCAGTACCAGCTGCGGACTCCTCCGTGATGGGCGGAGGAGCCTTGGAGCGCGGCGTGAAGGTTTTCAGGTCCAGCACGTAGCTCGTCTCTCCTGGAAAGAGGATCTGGAAGCGCTCCACCTTTTTGCCCAAGGCGGTGTTGTGATAAAGCACGCTGAGAGTGCCCGCCGGCAGCGCCTTGATAGAGTAGCCCGTCGACCCCGCAGGCAGCTTGGTGCGCCAGGTGCCGGTGAGCATGACAGGGTCTTCGGGCTGCTTTAGAGGTACATTTTCCGCAGCCGTGAATTCCCAGGAAAGCTCAGGCTTCACCTCAGCCACGGGGTCCAGCACCACCTCCACCACCTTCTGCACATACTCCTGCGCCTTGGTCTTCAGCTTTTCTTGCTGCTCTGCCGGGGTGACGCCCAGATCGGCATTGGTCAGATAGGGGGCCACATTGGGGTCCGGCTCAAAGCTGCGCGGGTCGATCTCGATCTGCAGTAGGTACTCGCCGCCCTGCTCAAAATGGGACCTGACAGCCACGTCCGGCAGGGGGTGCGCCATGCCACTGGGCGTAAAGGCCAAGACGGCTAGCAGACTGAGGCTGGAAACGATTCTATTCATCCGGTCAGCGTGGCACGCCCGGGCCGCTGTGACGACCTTTTTTGAAAAATCCCACATTTTTTTGATTGTCAGGGTGGGCGGCAGTCGTTTTGAATGGGTGTAAATCCGCCTGGTCACTTCCCTGACGGAAAGCTTACCACCTCAACTCAACATGAAATCCATCCTCACTACCCTCGCCGTTCTTGGCCTCTCCGTGTCCGCTTTCGCTGGCTGCGGCAAAACCGAAACCACCAGCGGCAAGCTCAAGTCCGTTGATTCCGACTCTAAGTCCATCGTGATCGAAGCTGACGGCAAGGACGTCAAGCTGACCCTGACCGCCGCCGTCTCCGGCGCTGACAAGCTCGTCGGCAAGAAGGTGACCGCCGTCAGCTCCCACAAGAAGGTGGAATCCCTCAAGGAAGGCTGATCCTATTTTGCGGTGACCTAATCACCTGTTGAGCCCGGAAGCGCCCCTTCCGGGCTTTTTTGTGTCTCAAAGCACGCCAAGCTTGTGCGAATTCGCAATTATTCTTGAGATTAGCTGAAATAATTTGTTTTCTTTATCCTCTTAATCGTCTGAGCACGGGCCCAAAAGCCTCTGCCAGCCACAAGACACCAACACTACCACATCATCATGAAGTCACTTCTCACCCTTGCCCTCGTGTCCTCCAGCCTGCTGCTGAGCAACTGCTCCAACGGCCACTGCATCTTCGCGAAGAAGAAGGAAACCTGCACCTCCTGCTGCAGCGCTCCTGCCGCCAAGAAGACCACGGCTCACGCCGCCTGCTGCGCCACCCCTGCGAAGAAGAAGTAATTTCCAGCACATCGGATCTCAAAGCCCGGAGGGAAACCTCCGGGTTTTTTGTGGCCGCGTCACGCAGATCTTGTCAGCCATTGTGCCTCCTTTGGCAGCAGCTCTTTAAACATGCACGCCGGGTGCAAGTTTAGTCGGATGCCCTCGTAAATCGAATCATGCGACTCAGCCTTTTCTCCGACTACTCCCTGCGCGTGCTCATGTTTGCAGCCCTGAAGGGAGAGGCCTTTTCCCTCAGCGAGGTGGCTGAGGCCTACAGCATCTCGCGGCACCACCTTGTGAAGGTGGTCAACTATTTGGCCAAGCTCGGTTATTTGGAAACCCGACGCGGCAGAGGCGGCGGCATCTCTCTAGGCATGCCAGCTGAGGAAATCCGCATCGGCATGGTGGTGCGCCGAACCGAGGATTCGCCCATCATCGTGGAGTGCTTCGATCCGCAGCACAATACCTGCCCAATCAATGGCTCCTGCCGCCTCAAAGGCGCCCTGGCCCAGGCCGTAAATGCCTTCTACGAAACCCTCGACCGCCATACGCTGAGCGACCTCGTCGCTGGCAATGCCGGAGCGGGCATGAAAAAACAGCTGCTGCCAAAGGACTGACGCCCCACCTCTCACAGCCATGAACTTCTCGATCCCCCGCACTTCCTGCCAGCGCTCTTTCCTGCTGCGTTTGAGCTTGGTCATGCTGCTCTCAGCTTCCCTCCTCCAGGCCGAGGATGAGTACGAAAACGCCCCCATCCGCTATTCTGAGACCGAGCCCAACGACGCCGCCCAGCGGCTCGAACGCCTGATGGCCGCAGGCAAGGTCAAGATCGACCGCACGGACGCATGGACCGTGCTGCGTGATGTGATGAAGCAATTCGACATCCCGCAGGAATCCCAGGTCATGGTCTTCTCCAAGACCAGCAAACAGAACGACCGCATCAGCCCGCAGACACCGCGCGTGGTTTATTTTGGCGACAACGCCTACGTCGGCTACTGCCTTGGCGGCAGCATCGAGGTGGCCACGGTGGACCCAAAGCTCGGCCCCATTTTTTACCTGCTCGATCCCAACGAAGAACCCTCCAAGCCTCTGCAGTTTCAGAGGGACAACAGCTGCCTGAGCTGCCACGGCGGCCCCTTCTCCCCCGGCGTGCCCGGCGTCATCGTCCGCTCCGTGTATCCAGGACCTGAAGGCCACCCCATCATGAGCCAAGGCAGCACCGTCGTGGACACCACCACCCCCTTCAGTGACCGCTGGGGTGGCTGGTATGTCACCGGCAGACACGGAAACATCCTTCATCGTGGCAACGTCACCGCCACCGAGAAGAACGACCAGAGCATCGACATCAATTTCAAAGCTGGTGCCAACATCTCCAACCTCGGCAAGTTTTTCGACACCAGCCCCTACAAGCGTAAGCAGAGCGATATCGTGGCCCTCATGGTGCTGGAGCACCAGACCAGCGTGCAGAACATCCTGACCAAGGCCAACCACACCTCCCTGCGCGCCATGCACATGCAGACAAGCCTCCAAAAAGAGCTGGGAGAGACTGTCACCACTGAACCCACCGGCAGCGCACGCCGCATCATCGACCACAGTGCCGAGGACGTGGTGGAGGCGCTGCTCTTCAAAGACGAGGCCGCCCTGCCCGAAGGCGGCATTGAGGGAGATCCCGCCTTCCAGACCGCCTTCACCAAAAACGCCCCGCAGAGCAGCGACGGCCGCAGCCTCAAGGACTTCCAGCTCCTGCACCGCCTCTTCAAATACCGCTGCAGCTACATGGTCTATTCCCTCACCTTCCAGCACCTCACCGCCCCGCTGAAGCAGACCGTGCTTAACCGGTTATGGACCATCTTGGACGGCAAGGACACCACCGGTCACTTCGCCTACCTCTCCGAAAAAGAACGCGGCCACATTCGCCGAATCCTGGCCGAGACACTTCCCGGTGTCCCTGATTCATGGAAGAAAGCGGTGGCGGCAAAGTGAGCTGTGCTGCGAGTTGAAAATGTGCGCACCATCTCCACCCTTGCGCCGATGAAACAGCTCCTCGCCCTCCTGCTCCTCGCATTCTGCCTCACCTCCTGTGGAGAAAAACAGCCTCCTGAGGTGGATTTCGCGGACAAGG
This window contains:
- a CDS encoding Rrf2 family transcriptional regulator, with translation MRLSLFSDYSLRVLMFAALKGEAFSLSEVAEAYSISRHHLVKVVNYLAKLGYLETRRGRGGGISLGMPAEEIRIGMVVRRTEDSPIIVECFDPQHNTCPINGSCRLKGALAQAVNAFYETLDRHTLSDLVAGNAGAGMKKQLLPKD
- a CDS encoding aminoglycoside phosphotransferase family protein codes for the protein MLPEHEALLIFTREHFPELKATPCDVEVILKGASDRHFYRLKWQTERAPMILMVYTLARRDNPKFVPATHRLRKIGANVPEIYAFDEQRLCVWLEDLGRVDLQSYDSQPWEKRFPLYQATLREAAKFHQVGEKQLAVGDLNELEPGFDEALYDWEQKYFLEHFVGGYLGWDVDGAEFNAAHDALKQLRRRLARLPRCLVHRDFQSQNVLIRGADAWLVDYQGLRLGLAEYDLASLLYDPYVNLTRTERADLLRYYAEHRGLKLQELREIFYLCAAQRLMQALGAYANLSRNLGKPHYEQHIPAAVANLTDVCSEGHGLHELRAFFAGGL
- a CDS encoding C40 family peptidase, with the translated sequence MAAYLIQSGDTPFGIARKFGMSFDRFKALNPGLCDAKNNCRILFPGQVLQVDAAAGASPAPVSPTQPAAGFVPQAPPWMESALREQGVAEWNPGDNPRIIEYLASVGVRGGDETSWCAAFVNWNLLNSGFPGFHTGLAGQWISYGRPVSPTYGCIVVMQPLSAGASGHVGFLHAMDQSNVWLLSGNSANRVRISAYSRGKLAPGQCFRWPPV
- a CDS encoding 1-deoxy-D-xylulose-5-phosphate reductoisomerase codes for the protein MRKVLLLGSTGSIGTSALKVARDIPERMQIVGLAANSSVESLVAQVRETGVKQVALTDAAAADKARALLPADVVLHTGAQGLVDLVNESDADMVLVAIVGTAGLAPALAAIERGMHLAVASKEILVMAGEAVTEAAKRKGVNILPVDSEHNAIFQCLEGHRHSSVQRILLTASGGPFRQLPADQLPGVTVAQALKHPTWTMGRKITIDSATLFNKGLEMIEAKWLFEVPMDKIEVVVHPQSIVHSMVEFADNSVIAQLSHSDMCFPIQYAVTWPDRVPNNLKPLDFAKVGALHFEAPRVDDFPAINLARHAGTVGGTLPAVLNAANEVAVDAFLGGRLSFPGIWQTVERVMTAHQVVEHPDLEALIEADAWARRQAAEVL
- a CDS encoding sugar phosphate nucleotidyltransferase codes for the protein MKQAFVLGAGIGERLRPLTEQLPKPLVPVFHRPLITYAFDHLIAAGVSKLVVNTHHIPEAYGQAFPGQGYRGVPIQFRNESPVRLETAGGISNVRDLLGNDPFLVYNGDILTDLPLKPLLDEHRTKGNLVTLILRSHGPSLHVAFDPGTGLVTDIRNKLGTGDEGKYLFTGIYACDPAIHDWITPGKVESVIPIFLNMIRAGAKLGAVVVDEGSWWDLGSRTAYLSAHSALNGMYGPAIDPAAQIEAGAVLRGINVVGAGAVIEARAQLEDCIVWPGGRVLAGAELKRCIVRSGVTAAGRAEDSDF
- a CDS encoding phosphatidate cytidylyltransferase, encoding MSETAAAPPSTAPSKRRVFASRLFSTLSLWTLLTVAFLQWQNTWLIIAITGFFGVAGAVEYFRLLRNDPHARSFNALGFVICIVYWGVVLWYTTSKHKAPPMEFDLAALTASVHGSFILCYRHQLEGTLTLQRIFNTVFGTVYTVIFFGFMVRLMYFHADGKGITDIFLVLFLIMVTKFSDMGAYVVGVLFGKHKMIPHISPAKSWEGFVGAFIGSFTAAAILLATMPEKLAPITWMHGMLLAPVLCATAVTGDLAESVLKRCVAIKDSGHTLPGIGGILDLTDSLLFTAPVFYFYLSAIAR